In a single window of the Streptomyces cinnabarinus genome:
- a CDS encoding HAD family hydrolase, which yields MSGSFPYGLIATDLDGTLLRSDDSVSPRTREALSAATAAGAKHIVVTGRAAPWTRHILDDLGYRGLAVCAQGAQVYDAGEHRLLTSVTLDRQLAGVALAKIEAEVGPLFLAASRDGLEGEVLVGPGYAVTGKLPSTPFTDVADLWSSPLNKIYIQHPSLSDDELADVARHAAGGFVSVAMAGAGIVELLPLGLSKATGLSIAARRLGLKAKDTIAFGDMPNDLPMFAWAARGVAMANAHAELKAVADEVTASHDEDGIAVVLERLLG from the coding sequence GTGAGCGGCTCCTTCCCCTACGGGCTGATCGCGACCGACCTCGACGGCACGCTGCTGCGGTCCGACGACTCGGTCTCCCCGCGCACCCGTGAAGCGCTCTCCGCGGCCACCGCGGCGGGCGCCAAGCACATCGTCGTGACCGGGCGGGCGGCGCCCTGGACCCGGCACATCCTGGATGACCTGGGCTACCGGGGACTCGCGGTGTGCGCACAGGGCGCGCAGGTCTACGACGCCGGTGAGCACCGTCTGCTGACCTCCGTCACGCTCGACCGGCAGCTGGCCGGGGTGGCGCTGGCGAAGATCGAGGCGGAGGTCGGTCCCCTGTTCCTGGCGGCGAGCCGGGACGGGCTGGAAGGGGAGGTGCTGGTCGGCCCCGGTTACGCGGTCACGGGCAAGCTCCCGTCCACGCCGTTCACCGATGTGGCGGATCTCTGGTCGTCGCCGCTGAACAAGATCTACATACAGCATCCTTCGCTGTCGGACGACGAGCTGGCGGATGTCGCGCGGCACGCGGCGGGCGGGTTCGTTTCCGTGGCCATGGCGGGCGCGGGCATCGTCGAGTTGCTGCCCCTGGGACTGTCCAAGGCGACGGGGTTGTCGATCGCGGCGCGACGACTGGGCCTGAAGGCCAAGGACACGATTGCCTTCGGCGATATGCCTAATGACCTGCCTATGTTCGCGTGGGCTGCGCGTGGTGTGGCCATGGCCAATGCGCATGCGGAGTTGAAGGCTGTGGCCGATGAGGTGACGGCTTCTCATGACGAGGACGGGATTGCTGTGGTCCTGGAGCGTCTGCTCGGCTGA
- a CDS encoding ABC transporter permease, protein MALDHSTAGDQTRIHDIGYRNYDGPRLGRAYATRSLYSQSLRGAYGLGRSVKSKVLPMLLFVVMCVPAAIMVAVAVATKANDLPVDYTRYAIVMQAVISLYVASQAPQSVSRDLRFKTVPLYFSRPIETADYVRAKFAALASAMFVLTAAPLLVLYVGALLAKLDFADQTKGFAQGLVSVALLSLLFAGLGLVIASVTPRRGFGIAAVIAVLTISYGAVSTLQAIADAQGSFDAIAWMGLFSPITLIDGVQSAFLGASSAFPGGVGPSNGEGAVYVLVTLGLIAATYGLLLRRYRKAGL, encoded by the coding sequence ATGGCTCTTGACCACTCCACCGCAGGCGACCAGACCCGCATCCATGACATCGGCTACCGCAACTACGACGGCCCCCGCCTCGGCCGCGCCTACGCCACCCGCTCGCTCTACTCGCAGTCCCTGCGCGGCGCCTACGGCCTCGGCCGCTCGGTGAAGTCCAAGGTGCTGCCGATGCTGCTGTTCGTGGTGATGTGCGTGCCCGCGGCCATCATGGTCGCCGTGGCGGTCGCCACCAAGGCCAACGACCTGCCCGTCGACTACACGCGCTACGCGATCGTCATGCAGGCCGTCATCAGCCTCTACGTCGCCTCCCAGGCGCCCCAGTCCGTCTCCCGCGACCTGCGCTTCAAGACCGTGCCGCTGTACTTCTCGCGGCCGATCGAGACCGCCGACTACGTCCGGGCGAAGTTCGCGGCGCTGGCCTCGGCGATGTTCGTCCTCACCGCCGCCCCGCTGCTCGTCCTCTATGTGGGCGCGCTGCTGGCCAAGCTGGACTTCGCCGACCAGACCAAGGGATTCGCACAGGGACTGGTCTCCGTGGCACTGCTCTCGCTGCTCTTCGCCGGCCTCGGCCTGGTCATCGCCTCGGTCACCCCGCGCCGCGGCTTCGGCATCGCCGCCGTGATCGCCGTACTGACCATCTCCTACGGCGCCGTCTCCACCCTCCAGGCCATCGCCGACGCCCAGGGCAGCTTCGACGCCATCGCGTGGATGGGCCTGTTCTCGCCGATCACGCTGATCGACGGGGTGCAGTCCGCCTTCCTCGGCGCCTCTTCCGCCTTCCCCGGCGGCGTCGGCCCGTCGAACGGCGAGGGCGCGGTGTACGTCCTCGTCACGCTCGGCCTGATCGCCGCCACCTACGGCCTGCTGCTGCGCCGCTACCGAAAGGCCGGACTGTGA
- a CDS encoding ABC transporter ATP-binding protein — protein MTTLSIDHVSRWFGNVVAVNDITMTIGPGVTGLLGPNGAGKSTLINMMGGFLAPSTGTVTLDGQPVWRNESIYQHIGIVPEREAMYDFLTGREFVVANAELHGLGAKAAQQALATVEMEYAQDRKIQTYSKGMRQRVKMASALVHNPSLLLLDEPFNGMDPRQRMQLMDLLRRMGDEGRTVLFSSHILEEVEQLAWHIEVVVAGRHAASGDFRKIRRLMTDRPHRYLVRSSDDRALAAALIADPSTSGIEVDLAEGALRIQAVDFARFTALLPRVARDHGIRLHTVSPSDESLESVFSYLVAA, from the coding sequence GTGACCACGCTCTCCATCGACCATGTCTCCCGCTGGTTCGGCAACGTGGTCGCCGTCAACGACATCACCATGACCATCGGCCCCGGCGTCACCGGCCTGCTCGGCCCCAACGGTGCCGGAAAGTCCACCCTCATCAACATGATGGGCGGCTTCCTGGCCCCCTCCACCGGCACCGTCACCCTCGACGGCCAGCCGGTGTGGCGCAACGAGTCCATCTACCAGCACATCGGCATCGTCCCCGAGCGCGAGGCGATGTACGACTTCCTCACCGGCCGCGAATTCGTCGTCGCCAACGCCGAGTTGCACGGCCTGGGCGCCAAGGCGGCGCAGCAGGCGCTGGCCACGGTCGAGATGGAGTACGCCCAGGACCGCAAGATCCAGACGTACTCCAAGGGCATGCGCCAGCGCGTGAAGATGGCGTCCGCCCTGGTCCACAACCCCTCGCTGCTCCTGCTGGACGAGCCTTTCAACGGCATGGACCCGCGCCAGCGCATGCAGCTGATGGACCTGCTGCGCAGGATGGGCGACGAGGGCCGCACCGTGCTGTTCTCCTCGCACATCCTCGAAGAGGTCGAGCAACTCGCCTGGCACATCGAGGTCGTGGTCGCCGGCCGGCACGCGGCCAGCGGTGACTTCCGCAAGATCCGCCGCCTGATGACCGACCGGCCGCACCGCTACCTGGTGCGCTCCAGCGACGACCGCGCCCTCGCGGCCGCGCTGATCGCCGACCCGTCGACCTCCGGCATCGAAGTCGATCTGGCGGAGGGCGCGTTGCGCATCCAGGCCGTCGACTTCGCCCGCTTCACGGCCTTGCTGCCTCGTGTGGCGAGGGACCACGGCATCCGCCTGCACACGGTCTCGCCGTCCGACGAGTCCCTCGAGTCCGTCTTCTCGTATCTCGTCGCGGCGTAG
- a CDS encoding ABC transporter ATP-binding protein, producing MIATESLSKRFPRVTALDRLTMDIGPGVTGLVGANGAGKSTMIKILLGLSPATEGRAEVLGLDVATKGAAIRERVGYMPEHDCLPPDVSATEFVVHMARMSGLPPTAARERTADTLRHVGLYEERYRPIGGYSTGMKQRVKLAQALVHDPQLVFLDEPTNGLDPVGRDEMLGLIRRIHTDFGISVLVTSHLLGELERTCDHVVVIDGGKLLRSSSTTDFTQTTTTLAIEVTDTDEHPDGTKAVREALDARGISVESGSGLPGAGHILLLTAQGEETYDLVRDVIADLGLGLVRMEQRRHHIAEVFTDSDEQRKEAAVHGS from the coding sequence GTGATCGCGACCGAAAGCCTGAGCAAGCGGTTCCCCCGGGTGACCGCGCTTGACCGGCTGACCATGGACATCGGGCCCGGGGTGACCGGACTCGTCGGAGCCAATGGAGCCGGCAAGTCCACCATGATCAAGATCCTGCTGGGTCTGTCCCCCGCCACCGAGGGCCGCGCCGAAGTGCTCGGCCTGGACGTCGCCACCAAGGGCGCCGCCATCCGTGAGCGGGTCGGGTACATGCCGGAGCACGACTGTCTGCCGCCGGACGTCTCGGCCACCGAGTTCGTCGTCCACATGGCGCGCATGTCCGGCCTGCCGCCCACCGCCGCGCGCGAGCGCACGGCGGACACCCTGCGCCATGTCGGCCTGTACGAGGAGCGCTACCGCCCCATCGGCGGCTACTCCACCGGCATGAAGCAGCGCGTGAAGCTGGCGCAGGCCCTCGTCCACGACCCCCAGCTGGTCTTCCTGGACGAGCCGACCAACGGCCTCGACCCGGTCGGCCGGGACGAGATGCTCGGCCTGATCCGCCGTATCCACACCGACTTCGGCATCTCGGTCCTGGTCACCTCCCACCTGCTGGGCGAACTGGAGCGCACCTGCGACCACGTCGTGGTCATCGACGGCGGCAAGCTCCTGCGCTCCAGTTCCACCACCGACTTCACCCAGACCACGACCACCCTCGCGATCGAGGTCACCGACACCGACGAGCACCCCGACGGCACCAAAGCGGTGCGCGAGGCGCTCGACGCGCGCGGGATCAGCGTCGAGTCCGGCAGCGGACTGCCCGGCGCCGGTCACATCCTGCTGCTCACCGCACAGGGCGAGGAGACCTACGACCTGGTCCGGGACGTGATCGCGGACCTCGGCCTCGGCCTGGTGCGCATGGAACAGCGCCGCCACCACATCGCCGAGGTCTTCACCGACAGCGACGAGCAGCGGAAGGAGGCGGCCGTCCATGGCTCTTGA
- the pheA gene encoding prephenate dehydratase, with the protein MPASYAYLGPEGTFTEAALRTLPEAATRELVPYVSVQSALDAVRVGEAEAAFVPIENSVEGGITTTLDELVAGAPLMIYREVLLSITFALLVRPGTQLSDIKTVSAHPAAQPQVRNWLKKNLPDAHWESAASNADAARLVQEGQYDAAFAGEFAAALYGLDVLESGIHDAENAQTRFVLVGRPARPAAPTGADKTSVVLWQRDDHPGGLRDLLGEFATRGINLMLLQSRPTGEGIGNYCFCIDAEGHISDRRVAETLMGLKRICLEVRFLGSYPRADVGVEGVSAPRPGTSDEEFVSASDWVARCQDGRF; encoded by the coding sequence ATGCCAGCGAGCTATGCGTATCTCGGTCCCGAAGGCACCTTCACCGAAGCCGCCCTGCGCACGCTTCCCGAGGCGGCCACCCGGGAGCTGGTCCCCTATGTCTCCGTGCAGTCCGCGCTGGACGCGGTGCGCGTGGGCGAGGCCGAGGCCGCGTTCGTCCCGATCGAGAACTCCGTCGAGGGCGGGATCACCACCACCCTCGACGAACTGGTCGCGGGCGCGCCACTGATGATCTACCGCGAGGTGCTGCTGTCGATCACCTTCGCGCTGCTGGTCCGGCCCGGCACCCAGCTCTCCGACATCAAGACGGTCTCCGCCCACCCGGCAGCCCAGCCGCAGGTGCGCAACTGGCTGAAGAAGAACCTCCCGGACGCCCACTGGGAATCGGCCGCCTCCAACGCGGACGCCGCCCGGCTGGTCCAGGAGGGCCAGTACGACGCCGCCTTCGCGGGCGAGTTCGCCGCCGCCCTGTACGGCCTCGACGTCCTGGAGAGCGGGATCCACGACGCGGAGAACGCCCAGACCCGGTTCGTGCTGGTGGGCCGCCCGGCCCGGCCTGCGGCGCCGACGGGCGCGGACAAGACCTCCGTCGTGCTGTGGCAGCGCGACGACCACCCTGGAGGGCTGCGCGATCTGCTCGGCGAGTTCGCGACCCGGGGCATCAACCTGATGCTGCTGCAGTCCCGGCCCACCGGCGAGGGAATCGGCAACTACTGCTTCTGCATCGACGCGGAGGGCCATATCTCCGACCGGCGGGTGGCGGAAACCCTGATGGGGCTGAAGCGGATCTGCCTGGAGGTGCGGTTCCTCGGCTCCTACCCGCGCGCGGACGTGGGCGTGGAGGGCGTGAGCGCGCCGCGGCCCGGGACCTCGGACGAGGAGTTCGTGTCGGCGTCGGACTGGGTGGCCCGGTGCCAGGACGGGCGATTCTGA
- a CDS encoding copper resistance CopC/CopD family protein, translated as MTATIAPRVRTLVLLLLATAGLLLAGAGPVSAHAALTGSDPQQGAVVDQAPDRISLTFSEEIALSDDSLRVLAPDGERVDTGKPSGVSGTTYAVNLKSGLTDGTYTVSYQVVSADSHPVAGAYTFSVGAPSATTVSVSDQTAGGGAVGVLYGLGRYVSYAGFVVLVGGAAFVLACWQRGAGVRAVQRVVVAGWLALTSATLALLLMRGSYTSSGRISDFFDVTLLGDVLQTKTGAALVSRLLLLAAAALFIAVLFGAYDKREDEEKRDLTFGLAIGGTVVAAGLAASWAMSEHASSGLQPGIAMPVDVVHLLAVATWLGGLTALLTALYRSPETPLDGTAVRRFSALAFGSVVALVVTGVYQSWRQLGSWSAFTETRYGQLLMVKIGLVALLVGVAWISRRWTARLAETVAAAPRKQKVAASGAGDTGDAEGASGSADPERAAQLARQRAAIDTARQKRQRDADPNRFGLRRSVLAEAGVAIVLLAVTTALTSTEPGRTEQDAAKATAASSSSSTGSSGALTLDMAFDTGGEDGKGVVRLELDPARVGDNEMHVYATRPNGRAFDVPEVKVAFTLEAQDIGPLPVVPDHITTGHWSANGVQLPMAGDWKIAVTVRTSDIDQTTVSKNAQIG; from the coding sequence TTGACCGCGACCATCGCTCCCCGCGTCCGGACCCTGGTGCTGCTGCTCCTGGCCACCGCCGGACTGCTCCTCGCCGGTGCCGGGCCGGTCTCCGCGCATGCCGCGCTGACCGGCAGCGACCCCCAGCAGGGGGCGGTGGTCGACCAGGCCCCGGACCGGATCTCGCTCACCTTCTCCGAGGAGATCGCGCTCTCCGACGACTCGCTGCGCGTCCTCGCCCCCGACGGCGAGCGCGTCGACACCGGCAAGCCCTCGGGCGTCAGCGGCACGACCTACGCGGTGAACCTGAAGAGCGGTCTGACGGACGGCACCTACACCGTCTCCTACCAGGTCGTCTCGGCCGACAGCCACCCCGTCGCCGGCGCCTACACCTTCTCCGTCGGCGCCCCCTCGGCGACCACCGTCTCCGTCTCGGACCAGACGGCGGGCGGCGGGGCCGTCGGCGTGCTCTACGGCCTGGGCCGCTATGTGTCCTACGCGGGCTTCGTCGTCCTGGTCGGCGGCGCCGCCTTCGTGCTCGCCTGCTGGCAGCGCGGGGCGGGCGTGCGGGCGGTGCAGCGGGTGGTGGTCGCCGGCTGGCTGGCGCTCACCTCGGCCACCCTCGCGCTGCTCCTCATGCGCGGCTCCTACACCTCCTCCGGCCGCATCAGCGACTTCTTCGACGTGACCCTGCTCGGCGACGTCCTGCAGACCAAGACCGGCGCGGCCCTGGTCTCCCGGCTCCTGCTGCTCGCCGCCGCGGCCCTGTTCATCGCGGTGCTGTTCGGCGCCTACGACAAGCGGGAGGACGAGGAGAAGCGGGACCTGACCTTCGGGCTCGCCATCGGCGGCACGGTCGTGGCGGCCGGGCTCGCGGCGAGCTGGGCGATGTCCGAGCACGCCTCCAGCGGCCTCCAGCCGGGGATCGCGATGCCGGTCGACGTCGTCCACCTGCTCGCCGTCGCCACCTGGCTCGGCGGCCTCACCGCCCTGCTCACCGCCCTGTACCGCTCGCCCGAGACGCCCCTGGACGGCACGGCCGTACGACGGTTCTCGGCGCTCGCGTTCGGCAGTGTGGTCGCCCTCGTCGTCACCGGCGTCTACCAGTCGTGGCGTCAGCTCGGCTCCTGGTCGGCGTTCACCGAGACCCGCTACGGACAGCTGCTGATGGTCAAGATCGGCCTGGTGGCGCTGCTCGTCGGGGTCGCGTGGATCTCCCGGCGGTGGACGGCCCGGCTGGCGGAGACGGTGGCCGCGGCGCCGCGGAAGCAGAAGGTCGCGGCAAGCGGGGCCGGGGACACCGGAGACGCCGAGGGAGCGAGCGGGTCCGCTGATCCCGAGCGGGCCGCTCAACTCGCCCGCCAGCGGGCCGCCATCGACACCGCCCGGCAGAAGCGGCAGCGGGACGCCGACCCGAACCGGTTCGGGCTGCGCCGATCCGTGCTCGCCGAGGCGGGCGTCGCCATCGTGCTGCTGGCGGTCACCACCGCGCTGACCTCCACCGAACCCGGCCGCACCGAGCAGGACGCCGCCAAGGCCACCGCCGCCTCGTCGTCCTCGTCCACCGGATCCTCCGGGGCGCTGACCCTGGACATGGCCTTCGACACCGGCGGCGAGGACGGCAAGGGCGTCGTACGGCTCGAACTCGACCCCGCGCGGGTCGGCGACAACGAGATGCACGTCTACGCCACCCGCCCCAACGGACGGGCCTTCGACGTCCCCGAGGTGAAGGTCGCCTTCACTCTCGAAGCCCAGGACATCGGGCCGCTGCCCGTCGTCCCGGACCACATCACCACCGGACACTGGTCGGCGAACGGCGTCCAGCTCCCGATGGCCGGCGACTGGAAGATCGCCGTGACCGTCCGGACCTCCGACATCGACCAGACGACCGTCTCCAAGAACGCGCAGATCGGCTGA
- the serS gene encoding serine--tRNA ligase produces the protein MIDLRLLREDPDRVRASQRARGEDVALVDALLSADERRRSSGVRFDELRSEQKSLGKLIPKATPEERAELLQKAEQLKTDVKAAEAAQNEADDETKRLVLQLGNLVHPDVPVGGEEDFVVLETHGTIRDFGAEGFEPKDHLELGEALGAIDVERGAKVSGSRFYYLTGVGALLELALVNAAIAQATEAGFTPMLTPALVRPRAMEGTGFLGQAAENVYHLEKDDYYLVGTSEVPLAAYHMDEILDADKLPLRYAGFSPCFRREAGTYGKDTRGIFRVHQFDKVEMFSYVAPEDAENEHKRLLEWEKQWLTGLELPFQVIDVASGDLGSSASRKYDCEAWIPTQGKYRELTSASNCDGFQARRLSVRMRDGKKVQPLATLNGTLCAVPRTIVAILENHQLADGSVRVPEVLRPYLGGREVLEPIAK, from the coding sequence GTGATTGACCTTCGCCTGCTCCGTGAGGACCCCGACCGTGTGCGCGCGTCCCAGCGCGCCCGTGGAGAGGACGTCGCGCTCGTCGACGCTCTCCTGTCTGCCGACGAGCGGCGCAGGTCGTCCGGCGTCCGCTTCGACGAGCTGCGCTCCGAGCAGAAGTCGCTCGGCAAGCTCATCCCCAAGGCCACTCCGGAGGAGCGCGCCGAGCTTCTCCAGAAGGCGGAGCAGCTCAAGACGGACGTCAAGGCCGCCGAGGCCGCGCAGAACGAGGCCGACGACGAGACCAAGCGCCTCGTCCTCCAGCTCGGCAACCTCGTCCACCCCGACGTCCCCGTCGGCGGCGAGGAGGACTTCGTCGTCCTGGAGACGCACGGCACCATCCGCGACTTCGGCGCCGAGGGCTTCGAGCCCAAGGACCACCTGGAGCTCGGCGAGGCGCTGGGCGCCATCGACGTCGAGCGCGGCGCCAAGGTCTCCGGCTCGCGCTTCTACTACCTCACCGGTGTCGGCGCCCTGCTGGAGCTGGCCCTGGTCAACGCCGCGATCGCGCAGGCCACCGAGGCCGGGTTCACCCCGATGCTCACCCCCGCGCTGGTCCGCCCGCGCGCCATGGAGGGCACCGGCTTCCTCGGCCAGGCCGCGGAGAACGTGTACCACCTGGAGAAGGACGACTACTACCTGGTCGGCACCTCCGAGGTCCCGCTCGCCGCGTACCACATGGACGAGATCCTCGACGCCGACAAGCTGCCGCTGCGCTACGCCGGCTTCTCGCCGTGCTTCCGCCGCGAGGCCGGCACCTACGGCAAGGACACCCGCGGCATCTTCCGGGTGCACCAGTTCGACAAGGTCGAGATGTTCTCCTACGTCGCCCCCGAGGACGCGGAGAACGAGCACAAGCGGCTCCTGGAGTGGGAGAAGCAGTGGCTCACCGGTCTTGAGCTGCCGTTCCAGGTCATCGACGTCGCCTCGGGCGACCTGGGCTCGTCCGCCTCCCGCAAGTACGACTGCGAGGCGTGGATCCCGACCCAGGGCAAGTACCGCGAGCTGACCTCGGCCTCCAACTGCGACGGCTTCCAGGCCCGGCGGCTGTCGGTGCGGATGCGCGACGGCAAGAAGGTGCAGCCGCTGGCGACGCTCAACGGCACGCTGTGCGCGGTGCCGCGCACGATCGTCGCCATCCTGGAGAACCACCAGCTGGCCGACGGTTCGGTGCGGGTGCCCGAGGTGCTGCGCCCGTATCTGGGCGGCCGGGAGGTTCTGGAGCCGATCGCCAAGTGA
- the efeB gene encoding iron uptake transporter deferrochelatase/peroxidase subunit codes for MADQSIPEARTPVTEESGPADAPQGVTRRALLGTAGATGLVLGATGGAVGYAAAPAPATPLTSVGAEQAMFHGKHQPGILQGLQARGHLIAFDLTAGAGRKEAAALLRRWSETARRLMAGEPTGSGDTDVARDAGPSALTVTFGFGHSFFARTGLAGRRPVALDPLPDFSSDRLDKARSNGDLWVQIGADDALVAFHALRALQQDAGQAARVRWQMNGFNRSPGATAHPMTARNLMGQIDGTRNPKPAESDFEKRIFVPSSGEPDWMANGSYAVVRRIRMLLDDWEQLSGKEQEDVIGRRKADGAPLSGGTETAEMDLEKTDAQGSLVVPINAHARISRPDQNGGAAMLRRPFSFHDGIAADGTPDAGLLFVCWQADPLRGFVTVQRKLDRGDALSKFVRHESSGLFAVPGGAAEGEYVGQRLLEA; via the coding sequence ATGGCTGACCAGTCCATCCCGGAGGCCCGCACCCCCGTCACCGAGGAGAGCGGCCCCGCAGACGCCCCGCAGGGCGTGACGCGCCGCGCCCTCCTCGGCACCGCCGGTGCCACCGGGCTCGTACTCGGCGCGACCGGCGGCGCCGTGGGCTATGCCGCCGCGCCCGCCCCGGCGACCCCGCTCACCTCGGTGGGCGCCGAGCAGGCGATGTTTCACGGGAAACATCAGCCCGGCATCCTCCAGGGCCTCCAGGCCCGTGGCCATCTCATCGCCTTCGACCTGACGGCGGGGGCGGGCCGCAAGGAGGCCGCCGCACTGCTGCGCCGCTGGTCGGAGACGGCACGACGGCTGATGGCGGGCGAGCCGACAGGCAGCGGCGACACCGATGTGGCGCGGGACGCCGGGCCCTCCGCGCTGACCGTCACCTTCGGCTTCGGCCACAGCTTCTTCGCCCGCACCGGCCTGGCCGGCCGGCGCCCTGTCGCCCTGGACCCGCTGCCCGACTTCTCCTCCGACCGGCTCGACAAGGCCCGCAGCAACGGCGACCTGTGGGTGCAGATCGGCGCCGACGACGCACTGGTCGCCTTCCACGCCCTGCGCGCGCTCCAGCAGGACGCGGGGCAAGCGGCCCGGGTGCGCTGGCAGATGAACGGCTTCAACCGCTCACCGGGCGCCACCGCCCACCCCATGACGGCCCGCAATCTGATGGGCCAGATCGACGGCACCCGCAACCCCAAGCCGGCCGAGTCCGACTTCGAGAAGCGGATCTTCGTGCCTTCCTCGGGCGAGCCGGACTGGATGGCGAACGGCTCCTACGCCGTCGTACGCCGGATCCGCATGCTCCTCGACGACTGGGAGCAGCTCTCCGGCAAGGAGCAGGAGGACGTCATCGGGCGCCGCAAGGCGGACGGGGCGCCGCTGTCGGGGGGCACCGAGACGGCCGAGATGGACCTGGAGAAGACGGACGCGCAGGGCAGCCTGGTCGTTCCGATCAACGCCCACGCGCGGATCTCCCGGCCCGACCAGAACGGCGGGGCGGCGATGCTGCGGCGGCCGTTCTCCTTTCACGACGGCATCGCGGCGGACGGGACCCCGGACGCGGGCCTGCTCTTCGTGTGCTGGCAGGCGGATCCGCTGCGCGGCTTCGTGACCGTGCAGCGCAAGCTCGACCGGGGCGACGCGCTGTCGAAGTTCGTCCGCCACGAGTCGAGCGGCCTGTTCGCGGTGCCGGGCGGGGCGGCCGAGGGAGAGTACGTCGGACAGCGGCTGCTGGAGGCGTGA
- a CDS encoding copper chaperone PCu(A)C, which yields MRRLGMAAAVTASALLLAGCGSDDSGPELSVSGAYMPQPVSDSMAAGFLTLANDGGTQDELTSVTSDIAGAVTLHETVDSAMREVTELPVPADGQVVFKSGGTHLMFEKLKRKPKEGDTVSVVLHFADSDPVTVDMPVKPATYTPMTGH from the coding sequence GTGAGGCGGCTCGGGATGGCGGCCGCGGTCACAGCCTCCGCTCTTCTGCTGGCCGGCTGCGGTTCCGACGACTCCGGGCCCGAACTCTCCGTCAGCGGCGCCTACATGCCCCAGCCGGTCTCCGACTCCATGGCGGCGGGCTTCCTGACCCTCGCCAACGACGGCGGCACCCAGGACGAACTGACCTCCGTCACCAGCGACATCGCGGGCGCCGTCACCCTGCACGAGACGGTCGACTCCGCGATGCGGGAGGTCACCGAGCTCCCGGTGCCCGCCGACGGTCAAGTCGTGTTCAAGAGCGGCGGCACCCACCTGATGTTCGAGAAGCTGAAGCGGAAGCCGAAGGAGGGCGACACGGTGTCCGTGGTCCTGCACTTCGCCGACTCCGACCCCGTCACGGTCGACATGCCGGTGAAGCCGGCCACGTACACCCCCATGACCGGACACTGA
- a CDS encoding ABC transporter permease subunit, protein MYDPTVARLTYRALLGRRRALILGALPLLLIVISVIVRGLAGADDQTASDLLGGLALATMVPIIGVIAGTGAIGPEIDDGSVVYLLSKPIKRPTIIFTKLIVAVAVTMVFSAVPTLISGFILNGNGQQIAVAYTVAALVASIAYAALFLLLGTVSRHAVVFGLVYALVWEALFGSLVAGARTLSVQQWSLAVAHEVTGGDLVTSDVGITTATVLLVAVTVLATWYAGQKLRTLTLAGEE, encoded by the coding sequence ATGTACGACCCCACAGTCGCCCGGCTCACCTATCGAGCCCTGCTCGGCCGTCGCCGGGCCCTCATCCTGGGCGCCCTGCCGCTGCTGCTCATCGTGATCTCGGTGATCGTGCGCGGCCTCGCGGGCGCCGACGACCAGACCGCCTCCGACCTGCTCGGCGGACTCGCCCTGGCCACCATGGTGCCGATCATCGGTGTCATCGCCGGCACCGGGGCGATCGGCCCGGAGATCGACGACGGCTCGGTGGTGTATCTGCTCTCCAAGCCGATCAAGCGCCCGACGATCATCTTCACCAAGCTGATCGTGGCCGTCGCGGTGACCATGGTGTTCTCCGCGGTGCCGACGCTGATCTCCGGCTTCATCCTCAACGGCAACGGCCAGCAGATCGCCGTGGCCTACACGGTGGCCGCACTGGTCGCCTCCATCGCGTACGCGGCCCTCTTCCTGCTGCTCGGCACGGTGTCCCGGCACGCGGTCGTCTTCGGCCTGGTCTACGCCCTGGTCTGGGAGGCCCTGTTCGGCTCCCTGGTGGCGGGCGCCCGCACCCTGAGCGTCCAGCAGTGGTCCCTGGCCGTCGCCCACGAGGTGACCGGCGGAGACCTCGTCACCTCGGACGTGGGCATCACCACGGCGACGGTGCTGCTGGTCGCGGTGACGGTCCTCGCCACCTGGTACGCGGGCCAGAAGCTGCGCACGCTGACGCTGGCGGGCGAGGAGTAG